From Halapricum desulfuricans, a single genomic window includes:
- a CDS encoding maltose acetyltransferase domain-containing protein, giving the protein MTSEKEKMLAGEPYDPMDPQLRAERRAARQLTRLFNETRPTADERRRTLLEALLGSGGETAFIEPPVRCDYGEQIHVGEDFFANFGCVFLDVCEIRFGDQCMLGPAVHVYTATHPLGAAERTSGTEFGKPVTVGDRVWIGGQAVLNPGVTIGDDAVVAAGAVVVKDVPDGVVVGGNPARVIREIDA; this is encoded by the coding sequence ATGACCAGCGAGAAGGAGAAGATGCTCGCGGGCGAGCCATACGACCCGATGGACCCGCAGCTGCGGGCCGAGCGCCGGGCCGCCCGCCAGTTGACGCGCCTGTTCAACGAGACCAGGCCGACTGCGGACGAGCGTCGCCGGACGCTGCTCGAAGCGTTACTCGGCTCCGGCGGCGAGACGGCCTTTATCGAGCCGCCCGTTCGCTGTGACTACGGCGAGCAGATCCACGTCGGCGAGGATTTCTTCGCGAACTTCGGATGCGTGTTCCTGGACGTCTGTGAGATCCGATTCGGCGACCAGTGTATGCTCGGGCCGGCCGTCCACGTCTATACGGCGACGCACCCGCTCGGCGCGGCCGAACGAACCAGCGGCACGGAGTTCGGCAAACCAGTCACAGTCGGTGACCGGGTCTGGATCGGCGGGCAGGCCGTGCTCAACCCCGGCGTAACGATTGGCGACGACGCCGTAGTCGCGGCTGGCGCGGTCGTCGTCAAGGACGTACCTGACGGTGTCGTCGTCGGCGGGAACCCGGCACGAGTGATCCGGGAGATCGACGCGTAG
- the radB gene encoding DNA repair and recombination protein RadB: MRAFLGVGDEPASVSEPIPTGCAPIDDLLDGGFPRGAATQIYGQPAAGKTNLALGAAVEVAASGSSVLFVDTEGVSVDRMEQLADARGDVESIASNIIVSEATTFEEQEQAVKDAADLASQVELVVLDSATGFYRLERTEQEEGEALRAVARQITHLLAQARKHDLGVAFTNQVYTDPDSDGTRALGGHTLNHWSAVILRLDRFRGGNRRATLEKHQSKAAGETATFQITGDGLEGVEEF, translated from the coding sequence ATGCGAGCGTTTTTGGGCGTCGGCGACGAACCGGCGAGCGTGTCAGAGCCGATTCCGACGGGCTGTGCGCCCATCGACGACCTCCTCGACGGCGGCTTCCCGCGCGGCGCTGCGACCCAGATCTACGGCCAGCCGGCCGCGGGCAAGACGAACCTCGCGCTCGGCGCGGCCGTCGAAGTCGCCGCGAGCGGTTCGTCCGTGTTGTTCGTCGATACGGAGGGCGTCTCCGTCGATCGGATGGAGCAACTGGCGGACGCGCGCGGCGACGTCGAGTCGATCGCCTCGAACATCATCGTCTCGGAAGCGACCACGTTCGAGGAACAGGAACAGGCCGTCAAAGACGCCGCCGACCTCGCGAGCCAGGTGGAGTTGGTCGTCCTGGACAGCGCGACAGGCTTCTACCGACTGGAGCGAACCGAACAGGAGGAGGGTGAAGCACTCCGGGCGGTCGCCCGCCAGATCACTCACTTGCTCGCACAGGCACGCAAGCACGACCTCGGGGTCGCATTCACCAACCAGGTGTACACCGACCCCGACAGCGACGGCACGCGTGCGCTGGGCGGGCACACACTCAACCACTGGTCCGCTGTCATCCTGCGACTCGATCGGTTCCGGGGCGGGAACAGGCGTGCGACCCTGGAGAAACACCAGTCGAAGGCTGCAGGCGAGACTGCGACCTTCCAGATCACCGGCGACGGCCTGGAAGGGGTCGAAGAGTTTTGA
- a CDS encoding 30S ribosomal protein S27ae — translation MARYELYDEDGTTDREQCPRCGDAFLADHGDRLHCGKCGYTEWN, via the coding sequence ATGGCCCGCTACGAACTCTACGACGAGGACGGCACGACCGATCGCGAGCAGTGTCCCCGGTGTGGTGACGCGTTCCTGGCCGATCACGGTGACCGGCTCCACTGCGGAAAGTGCGGCTACACAGAGTGGAACTGA
- a CDS encoding 30S ribosomal protein S24e, giving the protein MDVDIIAEDENPMLHRTDIRFEMTHDEATPSRLSVRDSLAAKLNKDAEEVVVHKLDTKFGMRKTVGYAKVYDDPEAALDVEQQHMLERNKITTDGEDAPAEEA; this is encoded by the coding sequence ATGGACGTCGACATTATCGCGGAAGACGAAAACCCCATGTTGCACAGGACGGACATCCGGTTCGAGATGACACACGACGAGGCGACCCCGTCGCGTCTCTCCGTTCGGGACTCGCTTGCGGCCAAGCTGAACAAGGACGCCGAGGAGGTCGTCGTCCACAAGCTCGATACGAAGTTCGGCATGCGCAAGACCGTCGGCTACGCCAAGGTCTACGACGATCCGGAGGCCGCTCTGGACGTCGAACAGCAGCACATGCTCGAGCGGAACAAGATCACCACCGACGGCGAGGACGCCCCCGCGGAGGAGGCATAG
- a CDS encoding threonine synthase, with protein sequence METTAAFTGLRCPACETIHDPETVTHRCPDCGGVLEAHYEQSGLDRAALTARRFGGVDRYAEFLPFPEGTLVTAGEGGTPLVEAPALAERLGVERVLIKDEGQNPTGSIADREAAVAVAAGAVHDAETVALPSTGDSGQAVSAYAARAGLDAEVFVPSRAIFDAKAMINVHGGEMSVVDGRFGDAVATFGDAIDEEPRYSLAPFETPYRQEGVKTAYYEIVEQLGWNGPDHVVYPTGTGLGPVGVARAAREFEALGWTDGMPAVHAVQAEGCAPIVEAFKSGDTEQASVSHPDTICGGIEIANPPAPGHVLDAVVDSGGTAIATSDAEILEAAVELAQSAAVEVGAAGGAAASAAMALAERDVFAAGETVVLVNPAAGNKEADVLRSHLMSKGV encoded by the coding sequence ATGGAGACGACAGCGGCGTTTACCGGGCTTCGCTGTCCGGCCTGTGAGACCATTCACGACCCCGAAACGGTGACACATCGCTGTCCGGACTGCGGCGGCGTCCTCGAGGCCCACTACGAGCAGTCGGGACTCGACCGTGCGGCACTGACAGCGCGCCGGTTCGGCGGCGTCGATCGCTACGCCGAGTTCCTGCCGTTTCCGGAGGGGACGCTCGTGACAGCGGGGGAAGGGGGGACGCCACTGGTCGAAGCCCCCGCACTCGCCGAGCGTTTGGGCGTCGAACGCGTGCTGATCAAAGACGAGGGACAGAACCCGACGGGGTCGATCGCGGACCGCGAGGCTGCAGTCGCGGTGGCTGCCGGGGCCGTTCACGACGCGGAAACGGTTGCACTCCCCTCGACCGGGGACAGCGGGCAGGCGGTGAGCGCCTACGCCGCTCGCGCGGGCCTCGACGCCGAGGTGTTCGTGCCGTCGCGTGCGATCTTCGACGCGAAAGCGATGATCAACGTCCACGGCGGCGAAATGTCCGTCGTCGACGGTCGGTTCGGCGACGCGGTCGCTACTTTCGGGGACGCGATCGACGAGGAGCCCCGGTATTCGCTCGCGCCGTTCGAGACACCGTACCGTCAGGAGGGCGTGAAGACGGCCTACTACGAAATCGTCGAACAGCTGGGCTGGAACGGCCCCGACCACGTCGTGTATCCGACGGGGACCGGCCTCGGCCCCGTCGGGGTGGCTCGGGCCGCCCGCGAGTTCGAGGCACTCGGCTGGACCGACGGTATGCCCGCCGTACACGCCGTACAGGCGGAAGGCTGTGCGCCCATCGTCGAGGCGTTCAAGTCCGGCGATACCGAACAGGCGTCCGTCTCGCACCCGGACACGATCTGTGGCGGGATCGAGATCGCCAACCCGCCGGCACCGGGACACGTGCTGGACGCAGTGGTCGACAGCGGCGGGACGGCGATCGCGACGTCCGACGCGGAGATTCTGGAGGCCGCGGTCGAGCTCGCCCAGAGTGCCGCCGTCGAGGTCGGTGCGGCCGGTGGAGCGGCCGCGAGCGCCGCGATGGCCCTGGCCGAGCGAGACGTCTTCGCGGCCGGGGAGACGGTCGTCCTCGTCAATCCGGCCGCGGGAAACAAGGAGGCTGACGTACTGCGCAGTCACCTGATGAGCAAGGGCGTGTGA
- a CDS encoding tRNA uridine(34) 5-carboxymethylaminomethyl modification radical SAM/GNAT enzyme Elp3: MSTDSPETEDAFEQACTELIDRILVGDLERDGVEAAKREVCSKYGSPKVPKNSELLDRAPEGRRGELESVLRRKPVRTASGVAPVAIMTSPERCPHGKCLYCPGGPDSEFSSAQSYTGNEPAAARGQQNDYDPYGQVTLRLNQLREIGHTVDKVELIVMGGTMTARSHDYQEWFVKRALEAMNDFEPDAEPEPAEGVSFAQDREDYEFKYLEDVIAENETGSIRNIGTTFETKPDWCGPEQIDRMLRLGGTKVEVGVQTTYERINREMHRGHGIQASIDATRRLRDAGFKVGYHMMPGQPGMSEEMVIEDFRRIFEESQWRPDYLKIYPTLIVEGTATYDMHHRGEYDPLTSEAAADLVAEIKDMIPPYTRLQRVQRDIPADFIEAGVQKSNLRQLARQRMGDHGYTCDCIRCREVGMNDEDPEDVSLDTLTYEAGGGTEHFISYEDRSKDLLVGFARLRFPNDPTREELADAAIVRELHVYGNTVGVGDRGATGDVPDWQHKGYGKRLLGEAERRARDAGFEKLSVISGIGAREYYREKLGYEQDGPYVSKEL, translated from the coding sequence ATGAGCACCGACAGCCCGGAGACAGAGGACGCCTTCGAGCAGGCCTGCACCGAGTTGATCGACCGCATCCTCGTCGGCGACCTCGAACGCGACGGCGTCGAGGCGGCCAAACGCGAGGTCTGTTCGAAATACGGCTCCCCGAAAGTCCCCAAGAACTCGGAGTTGCTCGATCGCGCCCCAGAGGGTCGTCGTGGGGAACTGGAGTCAGTCCTGCGTCGCAAGCCCGTCCGGACCGCTTCGGGGGTCGCGCCGGTCGCGATCATGACCTCACCCGAGCGCTGTCCCCACGGCAAGTGTCTCTATTGTCCGGGCGGCCCGGACTCGGAGTTTTCCAGCGCCCAGAGTTACACCGGTAACGAGCCCGCCGCCGCGCGAGGCCAGCAAAACGACTACGACCCGTACGGCCAGGTGACCCTGCGGCTCAATCAGCTCCGGGAGATCGGGCACACCGTCGACAAGGTCGAACTCATCGTGATGGGGGGGACGATGACCGCCCGGAGCCACGACTATCAGGAGTGGTTCGTCAAGCGCGCCCTGGAGGCGATGAACGATTTCGAGCCCGACGCCGAGCCCGAGCCCGCAGAGGGAGTCTCCTTCGCTCAAGACCGCGAGGACTACGAGTTCAAGTACCTCGAAGACGTCATCGCCGAAAACGAGACCGGTAGCATCCGCAACATCGGGACGACCTTCGAGACCAAGCCCGACTGGTGCGGTCCCGAGCAGATCGATCGGATGCTCCGGCTGGGCGGGACGAAAGTCGAGGTCGGCGTCCAGACGACCTACGAGCGGATCAACCGCGAGATGCATCGTGGCCACGGCATACAGGCGAGCATCGACGCGACGCGTCGCCTCCGGGATGCCGGATTCAAGGTCGGCTATCACATGATGCCGGGCCAGCCCGGGATGAGCGAGGAGATGGTCATCGAGGATTTCCGGCGGATCTTCGAGGAGAGCCAGTGGCGGCCGGACTATCTGAAGATCTATCCGACGCTCATCGTCGAGGGGACCGCGACCTACGATATGCACCACCGCGGCGAGTACGACCCGCTCACGAGCGAGGCGGCCGCCGACCTCGTCGCGGAGATCAAGGATATGATCCCGCCGTACACCCGCCTCCAGCGCGTCCAGCGGGACATCCCGGCGGATTTCATCGAAGCCGGCGTCCAGAAGTCCAACCTCCGGCAACTCGCCCGCCAGCGGATGGGCGATCACGGCTACACCTGTGACTGCATTCGGTGTCGAGAGGTCGGGATGAACGACGAGGATCCAGAGGACGTGAGCCTCGATACGCTGACCTACGAGGCCGGCGGCGGCACCGAACACTTCATCAGCTACGAGGACCGTTCGAAGGACCTGCTCGTGGGATTCGCCCGGCTGCGCTTCCCGAACGATCCGACGCGCGAGGAGTTGGCCGACGCCGCGATCGTCCGGGAACTGCACGTCTACGGCAACACCGTCGGCGTCGGCGACCGCGGTGCGACCGGCGACGTACCCGACTGGCAACACAAAGGCTACGGGAAGCGACTCCTTGGTGAGGCCGAGCGGCGGGCCCGCGACGCCGGGTTCGAAAAACTCAGCGTCATCAGCGGGATCGGCGCGCGGGAGTACTACCGCGAGAAGCTGGGATACGAACAGGACGGGCCGTACGTGAGCAAGGAACTGTAG
- the phoU gene encoding phosphate signaling complex protein PhoU, giving the protein MPRESYQEKLNALREDVLYMSELVLDRVRQGLESLQQRDEQLAQEIIDGDDEINQLYLDLEQRCVDLLALQQPVASDLRFIAASFKIITDLERIGDLATNLGEYTLDAGRERYPEVDIQAIGNAVVTMVEDAMGAYADKEIDACFDIAERDDEVDDQCSNASDAVVRDLIEREVDAGADESEIERLMADVSRLLLTIRDLERIGDHAVNIAARTLYMVENDDELIY; this is encoded by the coding sequence ATGCCACGCGAATCATACCAGGAGAAGCTCAACGCCCTGCGTGAGGACGTCCTCTACATGAGCGAGCTCGTCCTCGATCGCGTTCGACAGGGCCTGGAATCGCTCCAGCAGCGGGACGAACAGCTCGCACAGGAGATCATCGACGGCGACGACGAGATCAACCAGCTCTACCTCGATCTCGAACAGCGATGCGTCGACTTGCTCGCCCTCCAGCAGCCCGTTGCCAGCGATCTGCGGTTCATCGCCGCCTCGTTCAAGATCATCACCGATCTCGAACGGATCGGCGACCTGGCCACGAATCTCGGAGAGTACACGCTCGATGCCGGCCGAGAACGGTACCCGGAGGTCGACATCCAGGCGATCGGTAACGCGGTCGTCACGATGGTCGAAGACGCCATGGGGGCCTACGCCGACAAGGAGATCGACGCCTGTTTCGACATCGCCGAACGCGACGACGAAGTCGACGATCAGTGTTCGAACGCATCCGATGCCGTCGTTCGCGACCTCATCGAACGCGAAGTCGACGCCGGTGCCGACGAAAGTGAGATCGAACGCCTCATGGCTGACGTCTCGCGACTGCTGTTGACCATCCGCGACCTCGAACGGATCGGCGATCACGCGGTCAACATCGCCGCTCGGACGCTGTACATGGTCGAAAACGACGACGAACTCATCTACTGA
- a CDS encoding DUF7577 domain-containing protein has protein sequence MPGAWIWILVYVLAFGLFQLLLYRYLQGEDRPSIEQATPDYGDAEVARSRTGATPIETGEDDAVRCPRCGAYNERDPAYTYCKECVQRLQ, from the coding sequence ATGCCGGGGGCCTGGATCTGGATCCTGGTGTACGTGCTCGCGTTCGGCCTGTTCCAGCTGTTGCTCTATCGCTATCTCCAGGGTGAGGATCGCCCTTCCATCGAGCAGGCGACTCCGGACTACGGCGACGCCGAGGTGGCCCGTTCCCGAACTGGGGCGACCCCGATCGAGACCGGCGAGGACGACGCAGTTCGGTGTCCGCGATGCGGCGCGTACAACGAACGCGATCCGGCGTACACCTACTGCAAGGAGTGCGTCCAGCGACTGCAGTGA
- a CDS encoding NAD(P)/FAD-dependent oxidoreductase, translating into MTDVAVAGGGLAGLVAARRLAADGHDVVVFEREETVGGRVRTRHEDGLTFDRGFQVLFTAYPAVQRELDLDALDLRSFAPGATIARAGKRSVLSDPFRNPRDGLETLFNREVRTADKLRTFRLQRELARTDPEAILDPSRPATTIREYLADRGFSKAYVERFAAPFYGGITLDRSLSTDSRVFEYTFKMLSAGKTVVPAEGMGAISEQLARRAKTAGARIETGRTVTAVEDGVELADERVDADAVVVATDPHTARELTGVESIPTGSKGCVTQYYTFDSYAELDTGRKLLLNAADGRPNQIAPLSTAAPEYAPEGTQLLSATFLGTQERSDEQLAAETREALSAWYPERDLGGLQLRHTDRIDFAQFPQPPGFRSELPDPDAPDGPVVLAGDYTRWCSIQGALESGRRAAELAGATLR; encoded by the coding sequence ATGACTGACGTTGCCGTCGCTGGCGGCGGACTGGCCGGACTGGTCGCGGCCCGCCGTCTCGCGGCCGACGGACACGACGTAGTGGTGTTCGAGCGCGAAGAGACGGTCGGTGGCCGCGTCCGGACACGACACGAGGACGGACTGACCTTCGACCGGGGCTTTCAGGTGCTTTTCACGGCCTATCCAGCCGTCCAGCGAGAACTGGATCTCGACGCTCTGGACCTGCGGTCGTTCGCGCCCGGCGCGACGATCGCACGGGCCGGCAAACGCTCGGTCCTGTCCGATCCGTTTCGCAACCCCCGCGACGGGCTGGAGACGCTGTTCAACCGCGAGGTCCGGACGGCCGACAAGCTCCGCACGTTCAGGCTCCAGCGTGAACTCGCCCGGACGGATCCTGAGGCGATCCTCGACCCGAGCCGGCCGGCGACGACGATCCGGGAGTACCTCGCCGACCGTGGCTTCTCGAAGGCCTACGTCGAACGGTTCGCCGCGCCCTTCTACGGCGGGATCACGCTCGATCGCTCGCTCTCGACGGACTCGCGCGTTTTCGAATACACCTTCAAGATGCTCTCTGCAGGGAAGACTGTCGTGCCCGCCGAGGGGATGGGCGCGATCAGCGAGCAGCTTGCCCGCCGCGCAAAGACGGCGGGCGCGCGGATCGAAACTGGTCGGACGGTGACGGCTGTCGAGGACGGGGTCGAACTCGCTGACGAACGGGTCGATGCGGACGCCGTCGTCGTGGCGACCGATCCACACACGGCCCGGGAGCTGACCGGCGTCGAGTCCATCCCGACCGGCTCGAAGGGGTGTGTCACCCAGTACTACACGTTCGACAGCTACGCGGAACTGGACACCGGGCGGAAACTCCTGCTCAACGCCGCGGACGGCCGACCGAACCAGATTGCACCGCTCTCGACGGCGGCCCCCGAGTACGCGCCCGAGGGGACGCAACTGCTGAGCGCGACGTTCCTCGGAACACAGGAGCGAAGCGACGAGCAACTCGCCGCGGAGACGCGGGAGGCCCTCTCCGCGTGGTATCCCGAACGCGATCTGGGCGGGCTGCAACTGCGCCACACTGACCGGATCGATTTCGCACAGTTCCCCCAGCCGCCGGGCTTTCGCTCCGAGTTGCCGGACCCGGACGCACCCGACGGGCCGGTCGTCCTCGCCGGCGATTACACGCGCTGGTGTTCGATTCAAGGAGCACTCGAGAGCGGTCGCCGTGCGGCCGAACTCGCCGGGGCGACGCTGCGATGA
- a CDS encoding class I SAM-dependent methyltransferase: MDEDADAYGKAIRDYHENEEGFEIVERDDGLIAPSGGPEMYFNEVDDWGEHVGSGLDHLRGRVLDMGCGAGRHALYAQREGHDVVGIDVSPGAVAVSRDRGVEAVRQCDVADVAAAFSPDAFETVLMLGNNFGLVGTSETAPEVLDGLATVTDDDARIVAESRDIYENIDDYHRAYHENNRDRGRLPGALRIRTRYKTHSTDWFDYLLVAPEEMDDVLAETVWTRTETYRGENGQYVAVLEKA; encoded by the coding sequence ATGGACGAGGACGCAGACGCCTACGGGAAGGCGATCCGGGACTACCACGAGAATGAGGAGGGCTTCGAGATCGTCGAGCGCGACGACGGTCTCATCGCGCCCTCTGGCGGGCCTGAGATGTACTTCAACGAGGTCGACGACTGGGGCGAGCACGTCGGTTCCGGCCTCGACCACCTCCGGGGCCGCGTCCTCGACATGGGATGTGGCGCGGGCCGACACGCGCTGTACGCCCAGAGAGAGGGTCACGACGTGGTCGGGATCGACGTCTCGCCCGGCGCGGTCGCGGTGAGCCGCGACCGCGGTGTCGAAGCCGTTCGGCAGTGTGACGTGGCGGACGTGGCCGCTGCATTCTCCCCAGACGCCTTCGAGACGGTGCTGATGCTGGGCAACAACTTCGGGCTGGTCGGCACGAGCGAGACAGCACCCGAGGTGCTCGACGGGCTGGCGACAGTCACCGACGACGACGCCCGGATCGTCGCCGAGAGCCGTGACATCTACGAGAACATCGACGACTACCACCGCGCGTACCACGAGAACAACCGCGATCGGGGTCGACTGCCGGGTGCGCTCCGGATCCGGACGCGCTACAAGACCCACAGCACGGATTGGTTCGACTACCTGCTGGTCGCCCCGGAAGAGATGGACGACGTGCTAGCCGAGACAGTGTGGACCCGGACAGAAACCTACCGGGGCGAGAACGGGCAGTACGTGGCAGTGCTGGAGAAGGCGTAG
- a CDS encoding lycopene cyclase domain-containing protein — MAIARHQAGIVPAIRALASQVHPVFMLPPVAVSLVGSLLAARTTGTFAPTVAALHALAIFAAVYTAHVKDGYIDFFVRGEDDDHPLSVTGCRIALVGAGAVFAAAIAGLWSTAGLVTVALTAPTWALGYFHAPQLDTGPVSATGGYPAGIGLALLGGHAAQGAPLGLTVLGLASVLVVILLGIKVIDDAQDLAYDRSIDKRTLAVVLGPARARRLAHALLAAGAGLLVVLAAVGVFPTGTVLAAFAFGAVAAISRRAGPRVATMLLVRGVYVLLALLLVALWYRPFAGPLPVDIGVLGPYTYLATEIVFGSVALALLVRAEALARAARTIVVLYPIAYLWDWYTLEVGVFAIRLRTGVDLLGIPIEEHLFIIVVPALVLGIHETLTANDRQ, encoded by the coding sequence ATGGCAATCGCTCGCCACCAGGCCGGAATCGTCCCCGCGATCCGGGCGCTGGCGTCGCAGGTCCACCCGGTGTTCATGCTGCCGCCTGTCGCGGTTTCGCTGGTGGGATCGCTCCTTGCCGCCCGGACGACGGGCACGTTCGCGCCGACCGTCGCCGCGCTGCACGCACTGGCGATCTTCGCGGCCGTCTACACGGCCCACGTCAAGGACGGCTACATCGATTTCTTCGTCCGCGGCGAGGACGACGATCACCCGCTCTCGGTGACGGGCTGTCGCATCGCGCTGGTCGGCGCCGGTGCGGTGTTTGCGGCCGCTATCGCGGGACTGTGGTCGACGGCCGGACTCGTCACCGTCGCGTTGACGGCGCCGACCTGGGCGCTGGGATACTTCCACGCACCGCAACTGGACACCGGTCCCGTCTCGGCGACTGGCGGGTATCCCGCCGGGATCGGGCTCGCGCTGCTCGGTGGCCACGCCGCCCAGGGGGCCCCGCTCGGACTAACCGTTCTCGGGCTGGCAAGCGTGCTGGTCGTCATTCTGCTTGGCATCAAAGTGATCGACGACGCGCAGGACCTAGCGTACGACCGTTCGATCGACAAGCGGACCCTCGCGGTCGTTCTCGGACCGGCTCGCGCCCGTCGGCTGGCGCACGCGCTGCTGGCGGCGGGCGCCGGCTTGCTGGTCGTCCTGGCAGCAGTCGGCGTGTTTCCCACCGGGACCGTCCTGGCAGCGTTCGCGTTCGGTGCGGTCGCGGCGATCAGTCGACGCGCCGGGCCGCGCGTGGCGACGATGCTGCTGGTCCGCGGTGTGTACGTCCTCCTCGCGTTGCTACTCGTCGCGCTGTGGTATCGGCCGTTCGCCGGCCCGCTCCCCGTCGATATCGGTGTCCTGGGTCCATATACATATCTCGCGACTGAGATCGTCTTCGGCAGCGTGGCGCTAGCGCTGCTGGTCCGTGCCGAAGCACTGGCCCGGGCAGCCCGGACGATCGTAGTCCTGTATCCCATCGCGTATCTCTGGGACTGGTACACGCTCGAAGTCGGCGTGTTCGCCATCAGGCTGCGCACAGGAGTCGATCTTCTGGGGATCCCCATCGAAGAGCACCTCTTCATCATCGTCGTGCCCGCCCTGGTACTCGGCATCCACGAAACGCTGACAGCGAACGATCGACAGTGA
- a CDS encoding DUF5784 family protein: MATPLRFRRSHAHWTAGRVRAEIYQALDDNLGAQMSRPWYKQPEGYDARRFEMDNGDIALFCWDEDGGYWLGNTETPKTLWGTDKVTFEESPDSVADWAQRELLAQLYEEDPWLEATPTLAWFFLPVFLSKDGRESTRTFFREHAAGFPDADRETALSFYEEFLATGALDEYRYVMASKLGTSESVHFTRMAAAMSEFTVAKVLFEQGYTVTPEIEISTGHSIDFRIDRADAETTLVEVTRPVPPDDRAADSAVTAIRQTAANKTGGQLQEHGGGVTLFVDCSSFTDEGWSEIMRKQPDVGHRPAVVFRARPDSRIDGYTHGSVPIDLPSAFE; encoded by the coding sequence GTGGCGACACCGCTCCGGTTCCGTCGGTCGCACGCCCACTGGACAGCGGGACGCGTCCGCGCCGAGATCTATCAGGCCCTGGATGACAATCTGGGCGCTCAGATGTCCAGGCCGTGGTACAAACAGCCGGAGGGGTACGACGCGCGCCGCTTCGAGATGGACAACGGCGATATCGCGCTGTTTTGCTGGGACGAGGACGGTGGCTACTGGCTGGGCAACACCGAGACGCCCAAGACCCTTTGGGGCACTGACAAAGTGACCTTCGAGGAGTCGCCGGACTCGGTCGCCGACTGGGCACAGCGGGAACTGCTCGCGCAGCTCTACGAGGAAGACCCGTGGCTCGAAGCGACGCCGACGCTCGCGTGGTTTTTCTTGCCGGTGTTTCTCTCAAAGGACGGCCGCGAGAGTACGCGGACGTTCTTCCGGGAGCACGCCGCCGGGTTTCCGGACGCCGACCGCGAGACAGCGCTGTCGTTTTACGAGGAGTTCCTCGCAACGGGTGCGCTTGATGAGTACCGGTACGTAATGGCCTCGAAACTCGGGACCTCCGAGTCGGTCCACTTCACCCGGATGGCGGCGGCGATGAGCGAGTTCACCGTCGCGAAAGTACTGTTCGAGCAGGGGTATACGGTCACACCCGAGATCGAGATCTCGACGGGCCATTCGATCGACTTCCGGATCGACCGCGCGGACGCCGAGACGACGCTGGTCGAAGTGACTCGGCCGGTCCCGCCGGACGACCGGGCGGCCGATTCGGCGGTCACAGCGATCCGCCAGACCGCGGCCAACAAGACCGGCGGTCAGCTGCAGGAACACGGCGGCGGTGTCACGCTCTTCGTCGATTGTTCGTCGTTTACCGACGAAGGATGGTCCGAGATCATGCGAAAGCAGCCGGATGTCGGCCATCGGCCGGCCGTGGTCTTCCGCGCTCGGCCCGACAGCCGGATCGACGGATACACGCACGGCTCCGTGCCGATCGACTTGCCCTCGGCGTTTGAGTAG